In Cryptomeria japonica chromosome 10, Sugi_1.0, whole genome shotgun sequence, a genomic segment contains:
- the LOC131079968 gene encoding pentatricopeptide repeat-containing protein At3g24000, mitochondrial isoform X1, whose translation MPLPSTSHFNLTALFRDGLLKEVLHILLTTHNPPEDFSTYLQLLQICILKNALSQGKKIHSFIAHRRFAFATRTTFQNNLINMYVKCRSLLHARKVFDHMKERDSVSWNTIIAAYRRHGYLHEAVTLFHYMQHRGFQLDQFTFASVLAACAKMGDLEEGMGIHQRVMEGGFFSDVVVASALVDMYAKCGRIDKARELFDKMPQRNVVSWTAMIVGYADSGFVGKALETFKHMQLAGVKADSSNFACILTACAQFGALEQGMNIHRVIIESGFSSDVVVASALVDMYGKCGSIDKARELFYKMPKRDVISWTAMIVGYAQNGFVEKALETFKEIQLEGVKPDSTTFTSILPACAKMGALEQGMGIHQNIIESGKFSDAEVLNALVDMYAKCGSIDKARDIFDKMPQRNVVSWNALIAGYAQNGLCKDALRMFELMKLSGTYPDIVSFGCVLFACSHASLVDEGCTYFNHMSNFYCITPTVDHYVCMVDLLARAGHIEDTLKFIIKMPVKPVVVMWMCFLGACRSHLNVGLGVFTAMLLFDLDPKNPATYVLLSNIYAEVGRWGEVQMVRRLMRDRGIKKIPGCSWIEGHKMVHAFCAGDRSHPQTQEIYAKLEKLAWEMKAAGYIPDSRQSLNDVEEEEKELFLCHHSEKLAIAFGLLNTPPGTTIRVVKNLRVCADCHTAAKFISKIVGREIVVRDANRFHHFKGGQCSCRDYW comes from the coding sequence ATGCCATTGCCGTCCACTTCTCATTTCAATCTCACAGCATTATTTAGAGATGGGCTGTTGAAGGAGGTGCTGCACATTCTGCTTACTACACACAACCCCCCTGAAGACTTCTCTACATATCTTCAATTATTGCAGATCTGCATTCTCAAGAACGCGCTTTCACAAGGGAAAAAAATCCACTCTTTCATCGCTCACAGGCGATTTGCATTTGCTACACGCACAACTTTTCAGAATAACCTCATTAACATGTATGTCAAGTGCCGAAGTTTGCTACATGCACGTAAAGTGTTCGACCATATGAAAGAACGAGATAGCGTCTCGTGGAATACGATTATTGCAGCGTACAGAAGACATGGGTATCTTCACGAGGCAGTTACTCTGTTTCACTATATGCAACACAGAGGTTTCCAACTCGATCAGTTCACATTTGCCAGCGTACTcgcagcctgtgccaaaatgggagatttggaagagGGTATGGGTATCCATCAAAGGGTAATGGAAGGGGGATTTTtctcagatgttgtagttgcaagtgccctagtagacatgtatgcaaaatgtggaaggatagacaaggcacgtgaactgtttgacaaaatgcctcaaagaaatgtggtctcatggactgcaatgattgtaggatatgcagaTTCTGGATTTGTTGGAAAGGCACTAGAAACTTTTAAGCATATGCAACTGGCGGGTGTAAAGGCAGACTCCTCAAACTTTGCCTGCATCCTCACTGCCTGTGCTCAAtttggagctttggaacagggtatgaatATCCATCGAGTCATAATTGAGAGTGGATTTTCGTCAGATGTCGTTGTTGCAagtgccttggtagacatgtatggaaaatgtggaagcatagacaaggcacgggaactTTTTTACAAAATGCCtaaaagagatgtgatctcatggactgcaatgattgtaggatatgcacaaaatggatttgttgaaaaagcCTTAGAAACTTTCAAAGAAATTCAGTTGGAAGGTGTAAAGCCAGACTCTACAACCTTCACCAGCATCcttccagcctgtgccaaaatgggagctttggaacagggcatgGGCATCCATCAAAACATAATTGAAAGTGGAAAATTTTCAGATGCGGAAGTTTTgaatgccctggtagacatgtatgcaaaatgtggaagcattgacAAGGCACGTGATATATTTGACAAAATGCcacaaagaaatgtggtctcatggaatgccttgattgcaggatatgcacaaaatggattgtGCAAGGATGCTCTCAGAATGTTTGAATTAATGAAGCTCTCTGGAACATATCCCGACATTGTAAGCTTTGGTTGTGTTCTATTTGCATGCAGCCATGCAAGTTTAGTGGATGAGGGCTGCACATACTTCAATCATATGAGTAATTTTTATTGCATTACACCTACAGTTGATCATTATGTGTGCATGGTTGACCTTCTTGCCCGTGCTGGCCATATTGAGGACACTCTAAAATTTATCATTAAGATGCCAGTTAAACCTGTGGTGGTTATGTGGATGTGTTTTCTTGGTGCCTGTAGATCACATTTGAATGTAGGCTTAGGAGTATTTACAGCAATGCTGCTTTTTGATTTGGATCCTAAAAATCCTGCAACTTATGTTCTTCTCTCAAACATCTATGCAGAAGTGGGCAGATGGGGTGAGGTTCAAATGGTAAGAAGATTAATGAGAGATAGAGGAATTAAGAAGATCcctggatgtagttggattgaaggCCATAAAATGGTACATGCATTTTGTGCAGGAGACAGGTCACACCCACAGACACAGGAGATCTATGCAAAATTGGAGAAATTGGCTTGGGAAATGAAGGCAGCAGGCTATATTCCAGATTCAAGACAGTCACTTAATGAtgtggaagaggaggaaaaagaattaTTTCTCTGCCACCACAGTGAAAAGTTGGCAATTGCATTTGGTTTGTTAAACACACCCCCCGGAACAACTATTAGAGTTGTTAAGAACCTTCGAGTATGTGCTGATTGTCATACTGCAGCAAAATTTATCTCCAAGATTGTTGGAAGAGAAATTGTCGTGAGAGATGCAAACCGTTTCCATCATTTTAAAGGAGGACAATGTTCTTGCCGAGATTACTGGTGA
- the LOC131079968 gene encoding pentatricopeptide repeat-containing protein At1g11290, chloroplastic isoform X2 yields the protein MPLPSTSHFNLTALFRDGLLKEVLHILLTTHNPPEDFSTYLQLLQICILKNALSQGKKIHSFIAHRRFAFATRTTFQNNLINMYVKCRSLLHARKVFDHMKERDSVSWNTIIAAYRRHGYLHEAVTLFHYMQHRGFQLDQFTFASVLAACAKMGDLEEGMGIHQRVMEGGFFSDVVVASALVDMYAKCGRIDKARELFDKMPQRNVVSWTAMIVGYADSGFVGKALETFKHMQLAGVKADSSNFACILTACAQFGALEQGMNIHRVIIESGFSSDVVVASALVDMYGKCGSIDKARELFYKMPKRDVISWTAMIVGYAQNGFVEKALETFKEIQLEGVKPDSTTFTSILPACAKMGALEQGMGIHQNIIESGKFSDAEVLNALVDMYAKCGSIDKARDIFDKMPQRNVVSWNALIAGYAQNGLCKDALRMFELMKLSGTYPDIVSFGCVLFACSHASLVDEGCTYFNHMKVGRWGEVQMVRRLMRDRGIKKIPGCSWIEGHKMVHAFCAGDRSHPQTQEIYAKLEKLAWEMKAAGYIPDSRQSLNDVEEEEKELFLCHHSEKLAIAFGLLNTPPGTTIRVVKNLRVCADCHTAAKFISKIVGREIVVRDANRFHHFKGGQCSCRDYW from the exons ATGCCATTGCCGTCCACTTCTCATTTCAATCTCACAGCATTATTTAGAGATGGGCTGTTGAAGGAGGTGCTGCACATTCTGCTTACTACACACAACCCCCCTGAAGACTTCTCTACATATCTTCAATTATTGCAGATCTGCATTCTCAAGAACGCGCTTTCACAAGGGAAAAAAATCCACTCTTTCATCGCTCACAGGCGATTTGCATTTGCTACACGCACAACTTTTCAGAATAACCTCATTAACATGTATGTCAAGTGCCGAAGTTTGCTACATGCACGTAAAGTGTTCGACCATATGAAAGAACGAGATAGCGTCTCGTGGAATACGATTATTGCAGCGTACAGAAGACATGGGTATCTTCACGAGGCAGTTACTCTGTTTCACTATATGCAACACAGAGGTTTCCAACTCGATCAGTTCACATTTGCCAGCGTACTcgcagcctgtgccaaaatgggagatttggaagagGGTATGGGTATCCATCAAAGGGTAATGGAAGGGGGATTTTtctcagatgttgtagttgcaagtgccctagtagacatgtatgcaaaatgtggaaggatagacaaggcacgtgaactgtttgacaaaatgcctcaaagaaatgtggtctcatggactgcaatgattgtaggatatgcagaTTCTGGATTTGTTGGAAAGGCACTAGAAACTTTTAAGCATATGCAACTGGCGGGTGTAAAGGCAGACTCCTCAAACTTTGCCTGCATCCTCACTGCCTGTGCTCAAtttggagctttggaacagggtatgaatATCCATCGAGTCATAATTGAGAGTGGATTTTCGTCAGATGTCGTTGTTGCAagtgccttggtagacatgtatggaaaatgtggaagcatagacaaggcacgggaactTTTTTACAAAATGCCtaaaagagatgtgatctcatggactgcaatgattgtaggatatgcacaaaatggatttgttgaaaaagcCTTAGAAACTTTCAAAGAAATTCAGTTGGAAGGTGTAAAGCCAGACTCTACAACCTTCACCAGCATCcttccagcctgtgccaaaatgggagctttggaacagggcatgGGCATCCATCAAAACATAATTGAAAGTGGAAAATTTTCAGATGCGGAAGTTTTgaatgccctggtagacatgtatgcaaaatgtggaagcattgacAAGGCACGTGATATATTTGACAAAATGCcacaaagaaatgtggtctcatggaatgccttgattgcaggatatgcacaaaatggattgtGCAAGGATGCTCTCAGAATGTTTGAATTAATGAAGCTCTCTGGAACATATCCCGACATTGTAAGCTTTGGTTGTGTTCTATTTGCATGCAGCCATGCAAGTTTAGTGGATGAGGGCTGCACATACTTCAATCATATGA AAGTGGGCAGATGGGGTGAGGTTCAAATGGTAAGAAGATTAATGAGAGATAGAGGAATTAAGAAGATCcctggatgtagttggattgaaggCCATAAAATGGTACATGCATTTTGTGCAGGAGACAGGTCACACCCACAGACACAGGAGATCTATGCAAAATTGGAGAAATTGGCTTGGGAAATGAAGGCAGCAGGCTATATTCCAGATTCAAGACAGTCACTTAATGAtgtggaagaggaggaaaaagaattaTTTCTCTGCCACCACAGTGAAAAGTTGGCAATTGCATTTGGTTTGTTAAACACACCCCCCGGAACAACTATTAGAGTTGTTAAGAACCTTCGAGTATGTGCTGATTGTCATACTGCAGCAAAATTTATCTCCAAGATTGTTGGAAGAGAAATTGTCGTGAGAGATGCAAACCGTTTCCATCATTTTAAAGGAGGACAATGTTCTTGCCGAGATTACTGGTGA